The following nucleotide sequence is from Synchiropus splendidus isolate RoL2022-P1 chromosome 1, RoL_Sspl_1.0, whole genome shotgun sequence.
caaagttTGAAATGCAAACAGCCTGGGGATCATGTTTTTGGAAGTTAAATCAGGACAGAATCTTTCATCACAGGTTTATGGTCTCATGGGTTTACATGCATAAAACATCAAAAGGAAACAAACCAAAGACTCTAAGATACTGTATTTGAGACTGAGATTTTTGTAGGGTTATATAGTGTTCAGTGGAGTTTAagctatttctttttttgtgtttggaaaGGAAAGGACCTTCACCGCTCAAGACCAGGAAAGCAGCGTCAGTGTTTTCTAGACATTAAAGCAAGGCCGAAACAACAGGAAAGTGCCCAGCTCACACAGTTACAAGGTGAAAGCTGTTTTGTTCAAGAGCGACGGCAAGGTATCCGGTGATCATTTGTATAGTCGGCGGTGCAGATACGTCTCTTTCAGTGAAGTGTTGAATCAGCGGCTGTTGTTTAGCATCAGCAGAAGGTCTCTGTGGAGGCTCGCGTTGTGAATCTGTCAGAGGAACGGCGGCAGAACCGCTGCTGGCGCGAGGGCTTCATGTGGATTGGCAGGGGGCGCAGACGTCTCAGCAGGTTGAATAAGACAGGCAAATTGGGCTGGGGCGTCATGGTCGGCCATGCAGCAAGAAGATGATGATAGAACAAGACAGGGCAGCAGGAAGTCTCCGCTGCAGCCTGGTTAGACATCCTCGGAACATTTTCCCAGACAAAACGGCCCAGCACTAGACACTCAATGGCTGCCGGCCATATTAGTGTAATTAATTTCAAATTTGACGTGTCCAATTTTTGCTGAAGATGGTAAAAGTTTTTCTGCCAAGTAAACAAACTTCACACTTGTATTATTAAAAAGTGTTCATTGCTGATTCAGgtttttccaaatgtttctGCATGAATGAATTGTGTGTGAACAGCTGAGTCTGATTCCTCTGCTCTTACAAGGCTTTAAAAACAATGTCGATTTTTTTCATCGTACAAATTTAGCGTTCTTCATACCTGGTTGAAAATTACTCATCGGCCTTCACCACAATATTTGTCATGAGGCAAACCATGTCACTTtccagttgtttatttatttttgcacacgCAGGAAAACCCTGAAACATTGAGCCATCAGCATAACTGTTCTCTCCACTCTATCAATCTCTTTCTTTATATCACAGGCCGGCACTCACTGACACGCACACTCTTTGTTCACACAATTGACCTACTTAAAAAGGTGAAATGATCATAACACAATAGCACTGTTATTTTCAAAGTAGCCTGCAAGCTAGGAAAGGCCTTTTAAATGAatcttttcattgacatttaATCTCTAACGAACAAAGTCCCTGCCAAAATCTGTCTATCAGATCTGAAGATAGTATACCAAAAAGAAGTGAATGAACATGACGAACATGAATGgattttgtgtattttattgatTGGCATTTTTGATGAGCCACAAATAATATAGTAAAAGACAGAGGTTGTTAtccatccatatatatatatatattatatgggTGGGATTTATGGGTGggattaattcatctcaattaatcacagtttagccacaagaagccacatttttcaatttgaatgacttTGGTATAtaagtgaatcaaatgatggacccatacatacatttaaacaacaaaatattgtttattttgcatcagtttgacaatagcacaataaatcaggatggtggctatattcaagtttttatatcaccttatttaaactaaagctcttttaatgtcttgaaaatattttattattatttattattatttattaagaaTTTACATTGAGAGtagaggaaaccctggccattgtgtagcgaaaaacatcccagaacaaaagcaaacagatgcttttgttcagggattcctccacgtttgttgttgttgttatcatcctagctgcgacgtgtcttgtgcatcagtgtgatcagtggaccaggaactcctgcacttacaaaggttctttGTTGTctagagagcaaactgttacattaaattaaattataaattaaattaaattaaataatcatATTAATGTTgtagtcccaccactaatatatatatatatatatatatatatatatatatatatatatatatatatatagagagagagagagagagagagagagagagagatagatagatagatagatagatagatagatagatagatagatagatagatagatagatagatagatagatagaaagataaaTTCCAGTTGTTAGGATTTGCCTAAAGCTGATGCCACCCCATTATCCAGAGTGGTATGTTCACAGAGGGGTCAAGTTAAGATAGATTGTTGGAGAGTCGTGTTTACCATAGAGAATTCACTGTCATGAATCTCAGGTGCTTGATCCAGGTTGACATTTGGATCGTCACTTCTCTGTCAGCCTGAAGAATCACTCCTTGAGCCGTTGGTGATGGAATCAGCAGAGTGTCCTTTCCGTTGCCGCTGCTCATTtatttcctcctgctgctcagaaACAATTAGACTCAAGATCATCTGGtgtgaaaaatgtcaacaagcCGGAGGGAAAGTCTGCAAAAATGACATGCAGAACATGTTCAAACCCGATTCAAATCTCCAGACATCCCAAGCTGTTTTTAGCTGTCGGCAAGTGTCAAGGCTGCAGGTTCTGCAGGGAGTTCATCTGGTAAGGTCTCGCTGCTGGCTTTACACACTCAAGACATAAGGGGCAGCACTGTACATCAACTGAGGGGCTGGAAATTACCCGGCACGCTGTGGCATCTCCTCTGTGTCTTAGCAACCAGATGAAGATCCCTCGAGCAGTGGCACAGCAGGTCAGATCCTGATCAGGGCCAACATGGATCAATGAATGCATAATAACTGTGGTCTTCACATCAGAACTCATTCTTAAATGGAAAGAAGTACatctgctgttgccatggcactTTGCTGTTGCTATGCAGAAAAGCGGAGCTCACCAAACAAGGTACATTAGAAATGAAACTTATTTTGCTCTTGACATCTTGTCTTTGGTTTGATGCTGTCTCTCAGTATTAGTAAACAACTGGCACTTGGACATCTTCAAAGTCATGGACCATGTTGTGGTGATTGAAAAGGAACAAAAGTATTGCACATATTTGTGTTCCgtgtgtcaaacaaaaaaaagtgtgttatCCGTCATGTGTTTTAACAATAACGCCAGACTGAGCTCATGATGCAGACAGGGACCGGTTTGCCTGACACGTTGTTCAAATAGAAGAAGATCTAAATTTAACAGGCTCATGCAgagaaaatattattattgcaCAGAGCCATCTGATGCAGACATTAAATACGTGGCAGGGCAGCTGACAGGTCTCTTGTGAATTAAGATAACAATAGTAACCTTCAGATTTCGTCGGCTGAATGCATGGCtgacaaaacataaaataaccCTGGGCTGAGAAATTATTTTGGATACATTGCTAACTCATTCACACACGCTTCTGCGACTGATTTATCTTTATTTCTTGAAAATCATATTAGTTTgtatgaaataatgtgaaaaagcTCACAGAATGAAAAATTCACATGAACCATACAGTACCCATAACCAGCTTAGAATCACACACTTGTTCTTCACAAAAATGACAGTATGCTGCAATATATTCAAAATGATGCACAAGGTGGCGACAATCTTTGATTAATAATGTActtattaaattaattaatgCAGATTTAATTAATATTGTTCATACCACAATAGATTTAATAAATATTGTCTAATGAGGGTCATattttttggaggaaaaaaggagatttcacacatgaaaaaacatttatttcaacatgaGTCAATAATCTCGTTTGTCACTTGGGAGTTTGTTTATTTGGTGTGATGATTCCAATGGAGGCGGGCCGATTGGTGAAGGGGTGCCACTGGCCCTGGATGCTGGGACTGTCCGTGTGGAAGGGTTTGCGGATGCGGATGATCTCCAGGCCGGACTGATTGATCAGCTTGGTCAGAATTTCGGAGATTTCTGGTCGGGTTTTGCTAGTGATTGGCTCTTCTTTCACCGTTCCATTTACTAGACgtaaaagggaaaaaaggtGAACAGAAATATTGGAAAATTATAGACGCACATATGGCAAGACTTATGAGTAGTGTTATAGCGCCCTCTACAGGTCTCAAAGCTGTAGCACAACATAAACTAAAGATTgaccacgaaaaaaaaaaacaccaatcgAACAAATGCGtcataaaatgcatttcatgTATTGAACAACACTCACAAATACAACTATTTTGTTTGTCTACGGATCTCATCGTTGCTAGACATGAGACGCGCTACAGTGGTGGAAACTCGAGCGTATCAGAATAAAGAgggacagcaaaaaaaaaaaaaaaacaacgtacaATACTCAGCAACTATTCTGGGGTTGTCGACTGGCTGAGGAGAGACGTAGACAACAGTTCCAGGATTCTTTTTGGCAAAATCCACCACGCCCTCCTCGATGAAGTCCCTGTTGGAAAAATGTCATCGAAGGCGTTTATATGACTTTGTGTCATTTCGTCATTCAATCCCTTCATTTACCTGACACCCCGAGAGCTGTGTGAATTCTTGGAGAAGATGATGGAAACCCGTTTCAGCTGACAGACGTAGCGACCCACGCCGTTCTGGAGGACGCTCTTCAGGAAGCGACTCGGCGTCCCCCTGGCTGTCATAGCGTACCGCGGATAAACGCACACTAAATGAGAACAACCCGAGGTTCAGCCAACGTTTAGGCTTCACACCGTGACACCATTTACAGAGGACGACTTGAGGGGCACGTCTGACAACAAGTGCGTTTCCAAAAGACGTCCGTGTGGAAACACAGAGTGGAACTAATGATTTAGTTTTAAATGAACATATAAACCGAGGGGAAACACAACATTTTCCcttttacatatatatgtacaaatattttttttaataatgtgaTGTTTCAAAATATTCGTTGGATAAATTCTTGATCTTAATAAGTCAGCGGACTTATTTTGCAAGCGCACCGAAAGCCCGGGTCAGACATGCGCATGGAAGAAAACATGAGGACATGGTAGAGAACGTAAGCTGCAGTTTAACATCTTCTTCACTACTTATGAAACATTTATGCTACTACAAATGTGCATCTTTAATCCTATTGGCAGGTGGTGCTTATGTTATAGCAACGATCTGTTTTATTATTACCTCAGCTTTATGACCTACCGCTGTCGGTCATTCATAGTCACAGCGAATGAACTAGTTTATTTATTCGTTTTTCCATCTAACGTGCTGTCAAATGCTCGCTAGGATTACATGTTTTACTATAATTCTTTTGCACGTCATGAAGAATCTCGCACTGATGTTATAACAATTAATATCAGCTTGATGCTTGTGTCTTTATGAGTACTACCGCTACCATATTATTAACTACTACTACGACACGAGTATTGACACTATTAATCGTGGATTTTATCTCATTcttactttttattttgcagcTTGTCTCTA
It contains:
- the mrpl43 gene encoding 39S ribosomal protein L43, mitochondrial, which produces MTARGTPSRFLKSVLQNGVGRYVCQLKRVSIIFSKNSHSSRGVRDFIEEGVVDFAKKNPGTVVYVSPQPVDNPRIVAEYLNGTVKEEPITSKTRPEISEILTKLINQSGLEIIRIRKPFHTDSPSIQGQWHPFTNRPASIGIITPNKQTPK